ATCAGCTACTACTGCACACGCActgaaataaaacaaaaaaaataacgcACGCATTCAGACACACGTTCGCTGGCACATGATGAGATGAGTAGTACACATGCATGATGACGAAACTGCTGCGATGATGAggccgtggcggccggcggctggtGGTCCGATTTACCTCAGGCTGACGGGGAaatggccgccggcggcgctgctgctctcGCCCGGCTCGCTACCGGCGAGCGTGAAGGAGGAGACGCGGGAGGAGCTGCAGGGGCAGGCGGCCGAGGCGGAGGCCGCCATGGAGGCGACGAGGTCGACGAACGCGGTGACGATGGCGGGGTGGGTGTCCCCGCCGTTGGCGCCGAGGTACCACGCCAGCATCCGCTCCAGCCACTCCCAGTCGCCCGCGCCGTGCGCGGACACCATCTCCTCCATGGACGCCCGGAAGTCGCGGTACGGGTCGGCGGAGTCGCACGCCACGGCCACGCCGTCGCCGAAGGACGACGAGGTggcccggcgcgcggcgggcgcgggaggCGGCTTCCTCTCGAGGATGGAGCTGGAGGGCGCCTGCGGCTCGAAGAGGAGCCGGTCGTCGGAGCGGAGGCCGCGGACGATGGTGTCGGCCATGTCGTCGGCCGCGGAGGCGCCCTCGGACTCGGTGGACGGGCTGTCGTAGTCGGCCGCGCAGTCCGCGCGGCGCGTCGTGCGCGCGGAGGAGTTGGCGAAGGACGACTCGCCGGAGTCAAGGAAGAGGGACGCGATCgtcttggcggcggcggacggggccCGGAAGGACTGGGTTCTTGGGTGCTTGCAGGAGGGCCACATCCATGCCGGTGGGGCGGCTgctgccggcgacggcggcggcgtgtccTGGGCCGAGTTAGTGGTGTAGAACAGGGAGCCGAAGGGTAGCCCCTTCACCATTGGTATCGGATTTGCTATGAACAGCAATGtgggcagcagccagcagcggaCAGCGGTGCGAGTTAGACACGCCGGGGGACGCGCTAGTTTCAAACAGAGGGGCGGGTTTATTCGGTTGAAGACGCCGTTGTTAGTTTGGCTTTTCAAGGGGTTTGTGAGAAGCGGGAAACATATAGGAGCGCCGGATGCAAACCCCACTCGAAAATATCATTGTTGATCTCATGGCGTTACCTCTACATCTATATATTGAGGgatgatgataatgcgtatCATGGTTACCCCGTGGCGTTACATCTATTGAGGATAATAGTGCCACTTATCCATGGTAGCGCCGGTAGATGTTGAGATGTATGACAGTATCTCATTTGAAGCCAAAATATTCTTTTAAACAACAAGATAAGTACAAGATTGTAAGTTGAGTTCAACAAATCTTATGAACCTCCTTCTGAATGCTAAGGTGTACTTGAAAATCTCGTTGTTCATCACCTCGTCTAACAGCATCCACACTAAAAGATGACAGTGCGACTCATTGACGCACCTGTAAGCATTGTGTTCTCATTTGAACAAAACGGTTTTTTCTAAACAATGGGGTTATTAGCGCAAGTTGCCTCCAataaatttataaattttttaaaaataaatggaAAAAGTTTCTCTCCAAGATCCAACTATTAAAATTATGGCCTGCAAATTACTCCTTATGCAAAATAATTGGCTTATCTTGATGTCCCCCCAATCCTATTTCAACGTCCACCGGAGGTTCCGAAAGTCACGTTTGCGCTCACGCATGCGTCCTGACCACCAGTTTCACCCACACCCACATAACCATATCCCCACATGGTGAGCTCCTCAGCGTTCAGTTTATCTTTTCAACTTCTCTTTCCACGTTCCATCTCCTCTCTTTGTCTCCTTCCCAGACAAGAATTTATTTTGTTccgtgtattaattttgttcccAATTTTCTACCATAACTTTTGATCTGCATTTTTTCCTACCAAAATTTTTCCTCGCCATTTTTGTTCTTTGaaattttatcataatttttcttccaaaaatttGTTTCCAATTTTGTTGTCgtatttttttctttccaatGTTTTCTGCAAtcaatattttcttttattttcagtTTTGTTCATAATGTTGCATCTAAGTTTTTATaattttgtaattttttatcacaaattttatttccaaaaattttcatcataACTATTGCTACATATGTTGGCTTCtaagttttttttaataatgTTTCTAAATAACTTTTGAGTGCAATTGTGATCAGTGATTCTCTCATTTTTCTTAACTTTGTAATTTTGCCGTTGCTAGTCATTAAGGGTAAAATTACAAAGTTAAGAAAAAAGAGTAAAATCACATTTGTATTGTAAAGTACGGGCAAAAACCCAAATGTATTTATTGAAATATCACTAATTATTTAGCTATGTTTAGTTTAACTCAATTATTTTTTGAAAGGAAGAAGTAAAGAAGCAAAAACGTCGTCCTTCTTTCCCCGGGAGCCAATATAACATGTTTATAATATCTTCTGTTCTGCCAACCTGCATTCTGAGCCCAAACCCAGCTACTACTACCCAGCATGACGATTTAAGCCCAACTACATAGCATGATTTAAGCCCATCACACAAAACAGCTCCATTTATCTCTCAGTGTGTCTGTTCGCCAATTGTGTGTAGATGCACAGCGCTAACCCACTAGCAATCTAGCACCTCTAACATTGTGTGCGTTCAGATCAATGATAGTTTATACTTGCCAAAGAATTTGTAGCCTATTGGTTACAAAAGTTTCAATAGCACTTCAGTTCTCCGTTCAACTTACTATGAGAACGAATATTTTATAATTACTATGAGAACGAATATTTTATAATTTAACGGCAGTATGTTTTTAGTGGTAGGCAACGTCCCAATCGACAGCGAGGCATCTGTGACGACTTTTTCAATTTTAAAGATTTGCTGGCTCAGTCTTTATTTGAAGCTGCTATAGGAGTCGTGCTTCAAAAACGTTGTAATTCGTCCGTGAGTTAATATGAAACTTTTATAAGGAGTCTCCTGTCTGTCTTTTTGTCCTCTATCCAGCTTGTTTCGTCCACAATGACGCTTTTGGCTATGGCCCCGTTTGGGACCG
The nucleotide sequence above comes from Panicum virgatum strain AP13 chromosome 3K, P.virgatum_v5, whole genome shotgun sequence. Encoded proteins:
- the LOC120698540 gene encoding transcription repressor OFP13-like, with product MVKGLPFGSLFYTTNSAQDTPPPSPAAAAPPAWMWPSCKHPRTQSFRAPSAAAKTIASLFLDSGESSFANSSARTTRRADCAADYDSPSTESEGASAADDMADTIVRGLRSDDRLLFEPQAPSSSILERKPPPAPAARRATSSSFGDGVAVACDSADPYRDFRASMEEMVSAHGAGDWEWLERMLAWYLGANGGDTHPAIVTAFVDLVASMAASASAACPCSSSRVSSFTLAGSEPGESSSAAGGHFPVSLSACAVVADPD